The Sporosarcina luteola genome contains a region encoding:
- a CDS encoding dihydroorotase: protein MGKIIKSAYVLNEIGEKVLTDVRIAGGKITEIGKDLHAGDSEVIDGNGLLLAPGFIDVHVHLREPGGEHKETIETGTLAAAKGGYTTICAMPNTRPVPDTKENLSLVNSLIAEKAHIRVLPYASITIREAGKERTNLKELKQNGAFAFTDDGVGVQEAGMMYEAMLDAAELDMPVVAHCEDNTLIYGGAMHEGKKNKELGLPGIPSIAESVHIARDILLAEAAGAHYHVCHVSTKESVRVIRDAKEAGIHVTAEVSPHHLILCENDIPCDDADWKMNPPLRGVEDLHALQEGLMDGTLDFIATDHAPHTAEEKNAGFAKAPFGITGFETAFPLLYTHFVKEGKWSLKQLIDWMTIKPADVFGLPYGKIEVGALADLVLLDLNKEQAIDRETFLSKGKNTPFDGWRCVGWPVKTIYGGNIVWQDQMDVIAKQQVIL from the coding sequence ATGGGAAAGATCATCAAGAGTGCATATGTTTTAAATGAAATTGGAGAAAAGGTTTTAACAGATGTTAGGATTGCTGGAGGGAAGATAACCGAAATCGGAAAAGATTTACATGCAGGGGATTCGGAGGTCATTGACGGAAACGGACTCCTGTTGGCGCCGGGGTTCATCGATGTCCACGTCCATCTGCGGGAACCAGGCGGAGAGCATAAAGAAACGATTGAAACAGGGACGCTTGCCGCTGCTAAAGGCGGATACACGACGATTTGCGCAATGCCGAATACGAGACCGGTTCCTGACACGAAGGAAAACTTGTCCCTCGTCAACAGCTTGATTGCTGAAAAAGCGCATATTCGAGTCCTCCCTTACGCTTCCATCACAATTAGGGAAGCCGGGAAAGAACGGACGAATTTAAAAGAATTGAAGCAGAACGGAGCTTTCGCTTTCACAGATGACGGGGTTGGCGTCCAAGAAGCAGGCATGATGTACGAGGCAATGTTAGATGCGGCTGAGCTAGACATGCCGGTTGTCGCACATTGCGAAGACAATACACTGATATATGGTGGAGCAATGCATGAAGGAAAGAAGAACAAGGAGCTTGGACTCCCGGGTATCCCATCAATCGCTGAATCAGTCCATATCGCGCGCGATATACTGCTTGCTGAAGCAGCTGGCGCCCACTATCACGTCTGCCACGTCAGTACGAAAGAATCTGTACGGGTCATCCGTGATGCGAAAGAAGCCGGAATCCACGTAACTGCGGAAGTGAGTCCGCATCATCTGATTTTATGCGAGAATGATATCCCTTGTGACGATGCTGATTGGAAGATGAACCCACCACTTCGCGGAGTGGAGGACTTACATGCATTGCAAGAAGGGTTGATGGACGGCACACTTGACTTCATCGCAACCGATCACGCACCCCACACAGCAGAAGAGAAAAATGCCGGTTTTGCAAAAGCGCCTTTCGGAATTACAGGATTTGAAACAGCATTCCCGCTTCTTTACACGCATTTTGTAAAAGAAGGGAAATGGTCACTAAAGCAGTTGATTGATTGGATGACTATCAAGCCTGCTGATGTATTCGGTCTTCCATACGGGAAAATTGAAGTCGGTGCGCTAGCGGATCTCGTTCTTCTTGATTTGAATAAAGAACAAGCAATTGATAGGGAGACATTTTTATCCAAAGGGAAAAACACCCCATTTGATGGCTGGAGGTGTGTTGGCTGGCCGGTGAAGACAATCTACGGAGGCAATATCGTCTGGCAGGATCAAATGGATGTGATAGCAAAACAGCAGGTGATACTATGA
- a CDS encoding uracil-xanthine permease family protein, with translation MMNDNKVLDVFDKPAPGRWLALSLQHMFAMFGATILVPQFVGLSPAIALLTSGLATLIFVLVTQFKVPAYLGSSFAFIAPIQVATSTGGIGSAMIGSMFVALVYAIVSLLIWTTGSGWIMRFLPPVVVGPVIMVIGLALAPTAVSMASTIQVDGEAQYNLLHFSAAIVTLAAAIICLMFFRGVVSLMPVLIGIIVGYIYSASIGILDFTKVHEAAWFEIPEFLIPGIDYEFVITPALLAIMVPISIVTISEHIGHQLVLGRVVNKDFIKDPGLNRSLLGDGLGTLLSGLLGGPPKTTYGENIGVMAITRVYSVYVIIGAAVFAILFSFIGKLMAIIATIPQAVLGGISILLFGIIASSGLRMLVDHKVDFGQQRNLVIASVILVIGIGGASIHISETFQVGGMALAAIVGVILNLLLPGRKNASLADSSTK, from the coding sequence ATGATGAATGACAACAAAGTGTTAGACGTATTCGATAAGCCGGCTCCCGGAAGATGGCTTGCACTCAGTTTGCAACATATGTTTGCAATGTTCGGAGCGACAATCCTTGTGCCGCAATTCGTAGGCTTAAGCCCAGCAATCGCTTTATTAACAAGTGGGCTTGCGACGCTCATCTTCGTCCTTGTTACGCAATTCAAGGTTCCCGCATACTTAGGTTCATCGTTCGCATTCATTGCGCCGATCCAAGTGGCGACAAGCACAGGCGGCATCGGAAGCGCAATGATCGGAAGCATGTTTGTCGCTCTCGTATATGCAATTGTATCACTCCTGATCTGGACGACGGGCTCAGGATGGATTATGAGATTCCTTCCGCCAGTCGTTGTCGGCCCTGTCATTATGGTTATCGGGTTAGCATTGGCACCGACGGCAGTGAGCATGGCGAGTACGATCCAAGTGGATGGCGAAGCGCAATACAATCTACTGCATTTCTCGGCCGCAATTGTCACATTGGCAGCTGCAATCATCTGCCTCATGTTCTTCAGAGGGGTAGTGAGTCTGATGCCTGTACTGATCGGAATAATAGTAGGTTACATATACTCAGCTTCGATCGGAATATTGGACTTCACAAAAGTACATGAAGCTGCATGGTTTGAAATACCGGAATTCCTTATTCCCGGAATAGATTATGAGTTTGTCATTACCCCGGCATTACTAGCAATCATGGTTCCGATATCAATCGTTACGATTTCGGAGCATATCGGTCACCAGCTTGTACTCGGCCGCGTCGTCAATAAAGATTTTATCAAAGATCCCGGTTTAAACCGGTCGCTTTTAGGAGATGGGCTCGGGACACTCCTTAGTGGATTGCTTGGTGGTCCACCGAAAACAACATACGGTGAAAACATTGGCGTCATGGCAATCACACGTGTCTATAGCGTCTATGTCATCATCGGAGCAGCAGTCTTCGCGATATTGTTTTCCTTCATCGGAAAATTGATGGCGATTATTGCAACAATCCCTCAAGCGGTGCTTGGCGGAATCTCAATATTGCTGTTTGGAATCATTGCTTCGTCCGGGCTAAGGATGCTCGTTGATCATAAAGTTGATTTTGGACAGCAACGGAATCTCGTCATCGCCTCGGTCATTCTCGTAATTGGCATCGGGGGAGCCTCCATCCATATTAGTGAAACGTTCCAAGTAGGGGGAATGGCGCTGGCTGCAATCGTCGGAGTCATACTTAACTTGCTATTGCCGGGCAGGAAAAATGCTAGCTTGGCAGATAGTTCAACAAAATAG
- a CDS encoding DivIVA domain-containing protein yields MALSPLDIHNKEFSRGFRGYDEDEVNEFLEQIMKDYENVLEENKMLKNSLNDTKDKISHFNSIEETLQKSILIAQEAAEDVRRNSKQESKLIVKEAEKNADRIVNEALSRARKIAMEIEDLKKQSKVFRNRFRMLIEAQLDMIKTDDWEKLLEYEPDTEHLESAADME; encoded by the coding sequence ATGGCATTGTCACCACTCGATATACATAATAAAGAGTTCAGCCGTGGCTTCCGCGGATACGATGAAGATGAAGTAAACGAATTTCTAGAACAAATCATGAAGGATTATGAAAACGTGTTGGAAGAAAATAAGATGTTGAAAAACAGCTTAAATGATACGAAAGATAAAATATCCCATTTCAACTCAATCGAAGAGACTTTGCAGAAATCGATATTAATCGCCCAGGAAGCAGCCGAAGATGTTCGACGGAACTCTAAACAGGAATCGAAGTTGATTGTTAAAGAGGCGGAGAAGAATGCTGACCGTATCGTTAATGAAGCACTGTCACGTGCCCGAAAAATTGCGATGGAAATAGAGGACTTGAAAAAACAATCGAAAGTGTTCAGAAACCGTTTCCGTATGTTGATTGAAGCGCAACTCGATATGATTAAGACAGACGACTGGGAAAAACTTCTTGAATACGAGCCGGACACAGAGCATTTGGAATCCGCAGCGGACATGGAATGA
- a CDS encoding RluA family pseudouridine synthase gives MEPFEIVITEEHGNGRIDKVLSDINPEWSRTQIQQWVKDGAVLVNDGTVKQNYKVKIGDIIEVTEPEPVELDIVAEDLDLEIVYEDADVLVVNKPRGMVVHPAPGHATGTLVNGLMHQVKDLSGINGVMRPGIVHRIDKDTSGLLMVAKNDQAHVSLVDQLVDKSVTRIYTALVHGHIPHDQGTIDAPIGRDQKDRQSMTVTDKGKHAITHFKVLERFGDFTLVECRLETGRTHQIRVHMKYIGYPLAGDPKYGPKKTIDFNGQALHAGTIGFKHPRTGEYLEFTQPLPEEFKALIEKMRKEKR, from the coding sequence ATGGAACCGTTTGAAATTGTAATAACAGAAGAGCACGGAAATGGCAGAATTGATAAAGTCCTATCGGATATCAACCCTGAGTGGTCCCGCACACAAATCCAGCAATGGGTGAAGGACGGGGCAGTTCTTGTCAATGATGGAACTGTAAAACAGAACTACAAAGTGAAAATTGGGGATATCATCGAAGTGACAGAGCCTGAACCCGTGGAACTCGATATAGTTGCGGAAGACCTCGATTTGGAAATCGTCTATGAGGATGCAGATGTCCTCGTCGTAAATAAGCCCCGCGGTATGGTTGTCCACCCGGCACCCGGGCATGCTACGGGCACTTTAGTGAATGGCTTGATGCACCAAGTGAAAGACCTTTCCGGGATTAACGGCGTTATGCGTCCCGGGATTGTCCACAGAATCGATAAAGATACTTCAGGTTTGCTGATGGTCGCTAAAAATGATCAGGCACATGTATCGCTTGTCGATCAGCTCGTCGATAAATCCGTGACGCGTATTTACACGGCGCTCGTTCACGGCCATATTCCTCATGATCAAGGAACAATTGACGCCCCAATTGGAAGGGACCAGAAAGATCGTCAAAGCATGACGGTTACGGATAAGGGAAAACATGCCATCACCCACTTCAAAGTATTAGAACGCTTTGGTGATTTTACGTTGGTGGAATGCCGACTGGAAACCGGAAGGACCCATCAAATACGTGTTCATATGAAGTATATCGGCTATCCGCTTGCCGGGGATCCGAAATATGGTCCGAAAAAAACAATCGACTTCAACGGACAGGCATTGCATGCTGGCACAATCGGCTTTAAGCACCCTCGCACCGGCGAATATTTGGAGTTTACACAACCTTTGCCGGAAGAGTTTAAAGCATTGATTGAAAAAATGCGCAAAGAAAAGCGTTGA
- the ileS gene encoding isoleucine--tRNA ligase: MDYKDTLLMPKTEFPMRGNLPNKEPDMQAKWEEMNIYEKVQKRTEGRPFFVLHDGPPYANGDLHMGHALNKVLKDMIVRHKSMTGFHAPYVPGWDTHGLPIEQALVNKGVNRKEHSVAEFRKMCEEYAYSQIDSQRSQFKRIGVRGNWENPYITLKPEFEARQIQVFGEMAKKGYIYKGLKPVYWSPSSESALAEAEIEYKDKKSPSIYVAFPIKDGLGVVDEDVRIVIWTTTPWTIPANLGISVHPEFVYAVVKVDGNKFLLAKDLVEFVAKEIGWESYEVVTELKGSDLDRVVAQHPLYDRDSLVMLGEHVTAEAGTGCVHTAPGHGEDDFYVSKQYGIDALSPINDRGVMTDEAPGFEGLFYEDANKEVTKRLDEEGALLKLSFITHSYPHDWRTKKPVIFRATAQWFASIESFRSELLEAIRNTKFTPSWGETRLYNMVRDRGDWCISRQRVWGVPIPVFYAENGEAILTDETIAHVAKLFREHGSNIWFEREAKDLLPEGFKHEGSPNGQFSKETDIMDVWFDSGSTHQGVLVERDDLVYPADLYLEGSDQYRGWFNSSLTTSVAINGIAPYKGLLSHGFTLDGEGRKMSKSLGNVIVPSKVMNQLGADILRLWVSSVDYTADVRVSDSNFKQVSEVYRKIRNTLRFLHGNVADFNPAADRVAFEDMRPIDQYVYVKLQDLIKDVLEAYEKYEFAGVYHAVNNFCTGELSSFYLDIAKDVVYIEGVDHPHRRAMQTVMYDSLLALLKLLTPIIPHTTDELWAYLEHVEEESVQLTDMPHAEDLGEEADALRERFSRLMVVRDDVLKALEEARNAKVIGKSLEAKITVSLPEKMAGILAADDIDYAQFFIVSKFEENEEGKMPEEALKLDAATVLVEKADGEKCDRCWTISESVGSDAEHPELCSRCAGVVKKYYS, encoded by the coding sequence ATGGATTACAAAGACACATTGCTCATGCCGAAAACAGAATTTCCAATGCGTGGCAACTTGCCAAACAAAGAACCTGATATGCAAGCAAAATGGGAAGAAATGAACATCTATGAAAAAGTGCAAAAACGTACGGAAGGACGTCCTTTCTTCGTTCTTCACGACGGACCGCCATATGCGAATGGAGATTTGCACATGGGGCACGCACTTAACAAAGTGCTGAAAGACATGATTGTGCGTCATAAATCAATGACAGGTTTTCATGCACCTTACGTACCGGGCTGGGATACGCATGGTCTTCCGATTGAGCAAGCTCTTGTCAATAAAGGAGTCAATCGAAAAGAGCACTCTGTCGCCGAGTTCCGCAAAATGTGCGAGGAATATGCATACAGCCAAATCGATAGCCAACGTTCACAATTCAAACGGATTGGTGTACGCGGCAATTGGGAAAATCCATACATCACATTGAAGCCTGAATTTGAAGCTAGACAAATTCAGGTGTTCGGTGAAATGGCTAAGAAAGGCTATATTTACAAAGGCCTAAAGCCTGTCTACTGGTCGCCTTCAAGTGAGTCGGCGCTTGCCGAGGCGGAAATTGAATATAAGGATAAAAAATCCCCTTCCATCTACGTGGCGTTTCCGATCAAAGACGGTCTCGGTGTTGTCGATGAGGATGTCCGTATCGTCATCTGGACGACTACTCCTTGGACAATTCCTGCAAACCTTGGAATTTCGGTTCACCCGGAATTCGTTTATGCTGTCGTAAAAGTGGATGGGAATAAGTTTCTGTTGGCGAAGGATCTCGTCGAGTTTGTTGCGAAAGAGATCGGTTGGGAATCATATGAAGTTGTTACTGAGTTAAAAGGTTCGGATCTGGATCGAGTGGTTGCGCAGCACCCATTATACGATCGTGATTCTCTTGTCATGCTAGGGGAGCATGTAACTGCAGAGGCCGGTACCGGCTGCGTCCATACGGCTCCTGGTCACGGGGAAGACGACTTTTACGTTTCGAAGCAATATGGAATTGACGCTTTGTCCCCAATCAATGACCGAGGCGTCATGACAGATGAGGCTCCAGGCTTTGAAGGATTATTCTATGAAGATGCAAATAAAGAAGTGACGAAGAGATTGGATGAAGAAGGAGCTCTGTTGAAACTCTCCTTCATCACTCACTCGTATCCGCATGATTGGCGTACGAAGAAACCGGTCATTTTCCGTGCGACCGCTCAATGGTTTGCGTCCATCGAATCATTCCGTAGTGAATTGCTTGAAGCAATCCGAAATACGAAGTTCACTCCTTCATGGGGAGAAACACGATTGTACAATATGGTGCGTGACCGTGGTGACTGGTGTATTTCACGCCAACGTGTGTGGGGAGTTCCGATTCCTGTATTCTACGCGGAAAACGGAGAAGCTATCCTTACTGATGAGACGATTGCGCATGTTGCAAAGCTATTCAGAGAACACGGTTCAAATATCTGGTTTGAAAGGGAAGCGAAAGACCTGCTTCCGGAAGGCTTCAAGCATGAAGGCAGCCCGAACGGTCAATTCTCAAAAGAGACGGATATTATGGATGTCTGGTTCGATTCAGGATCTACACATCAAGGTGTGCTAGTGGAAAGAGACGATCTCGTCTATCCGGCTGATTTGTATTTGGAGGGCTCTGACCAATACCGCGGATGGTTCAACTCATCATTGACGACAAGTGTCGCCATCAATGGGATTGCTCCATACAAAGGATTATTAAGCCACGGGTTCACATTGGACGGAGAAGGTCGCAAAATGAGTAAATCCCTTGGCAACGTCATCGTGCCTTCAAAAGTGATGAATCAACTGGGTGCCGATATCCTTCGTCTATGGGTTTCTTCCGTCGACTATACTGCTGATGTACGTGTATCCGATTCGAATTTCAAACAAGTATCAGAAGTCTATCGTAAGATTCGTAATACGCTCCGCTTCCTACATGGGAACGTGGCAGATTTCAATCCGGCAGCAGACCGTGTCGCATTTGAAGATATGCGTCCAATCGATCAATACGTTTATGTAAAGCTCCAGGATCTAATCAAGGATGTCCTTGAAGCTTATGAGAAATACGAGTTTGCAGGCGTGTATCACGCAGTGAATAATTTCTGTACAGGTGAACTAAGCTCGTTCTATCTTGATATTGCAAAAGACGTCGTCTATATTGAAGGCGTCGATCATCCGCACCGCCGTGCGATGCAAACAGTCATGTACGATTCACTACTTGCCCTATTGAAGCTTTTGACGCCAATCATCCCGCATACGACGGATGAGCTTTGGGCATATCTAGAGCATGTCGAAGAGGAAAGCGTCCAACTGACAGACATGCCTCACGCAGAAGACCTTGGTGAGGAAGCGGACGCACTTCGCGAACGTTTCAGTCGATTGATGGTTGTGCGTGACGATGTACTGAAGGCGCTTGAAGAAGCACGAAATGCAAAAGTGATCGGTAAATCGCTCGAAGCGAAAATTACGGTCTCATTGCCAGAAAAGATGGCAGGCATTCTTGCAGCAGACGATATCGACTATGCACAGTTCTTCATTGTTTCCAAATTTGAAGAGAACGAAGAAGGCAAAATGCCGGAAGAAGCACTAAAACTTGACGCTGCCACAGTCCTTGTTGAAAAAGCGGACGGGGAAAAATGTGACCGCTGCTGGACGATTTCCGAATCGGTCGGCTCAGACGCAGAACACCCAGAGCTCTGCTCACGTTGTGCTGGCGTAGTGAAGAAGTACTATTCATAA
- a CDS encoding dihydroorotate dehydrogenase: protein MNRLAVELPGLQLKNPIMPASGCFGFGREYGNLYDLSMLGAIMIKATTLDKRFGNPTPRVAETASGMLNAIGLQNPGLQGVMENELPWLEQYDVPIIANVAGTETADYVEVAKTISTAPNVRALELNISCPNVKCGGITFGTDPQQAHDLTAAVKEVSEVPVYVKLSPNVTDIKEIAKAVEAGGADGITMINTLVGMRLDQKTGRPIIANLTGGLSGPAVKPVAIKMVYEVSQVVQIPIIGMGGIAETADVIDFLSAGASAVAVGTANFVDPFICPKIIEELPAKLDELGVEHISELVGRSHRL, encoded by the coding sequence ATGAATAGATTGGCAGTGGAATTGCCTGGTTTGCAGTTGAAAAATCCAATCATGCCGGCATCCGGCTGTTTCGGATTCGGTAGGGAATATGGGAATCTGTATGACTTATCAATGTTAGGCGCCATTATGATCAAAGCGACGACTCTTGATAAAAGATTCGGCAATCCGACTCCACGAGTCGCGGAGACGGCATCAGGCATGTTGAACGCTATCGGCTTGCAGAATCCCGGTTTGCAGGGCGTCATGGAAAATGAACTGCCTTGGCTGGAACAGTACGATGTTCCGATCATTGCGAATGTCGCAGGAACAGAAACTGCGGATTATGTAGAGGTGGCAAAAACAATTTCAACGGCTCCGAATGTAAGAGCGTTGGAATTGAACATATCATGCCCCAACGTCAAATGCGGCGGCATCACTTTTGGCACGGATCCACAGCAAGCACATGATCTGACGGCTGCCGTGAAAGAAGTGTCCGAAGTGCCGGTGTATGTCAAGCTGTCACCAAATGTCACGGACATCAAAGAAATTGCAAAAGCGGTCGAGGCCGGCGGAGCAGATGGCATTACGATGATCAATACGCTTGTCGGAATGAGGCTCGATCAAAAGACGGGAAGACCTATTATAGCTAATCTAACAGGTGGTTTATCCGGACCAGCTGTAAAGCCGGTCGCCATCAAAATGGTGTACGAAGTGAGCCAAGTCGTACAGATCCCGATCATCGGCATGGGCGGGATCGCTGAAACTGCCGACGTTATCGATTTTCTATCGGCAGGTGCGAGTGCAGTGGCAGTCGGTACGGCGAATTTCGTAGACCCATTCATTTGTCCGAAAATCATTGAAGAGCTTCCGGCGAAATTGGATGAGCTCGGTGTTGAACATATTTCTGAACTTGTAGGAAGGAGCCATCGGTTATGA
- the lspA gene encoding signal peptidase II, whose protein sequence is MILYYGLALFLILLDQLTKWLVVQNMNLGERIPIAEPYLAFLSHRNKGAAWGMLEGQMWLFYIVTILVVGGIIYFFHKEAKGSKLLGISLMFLLGGAIGNFIDRLWRKEVVDFIDVLIPVINYDFPIFNVADAALTVGVVLIIIHVILDEKKNKKKVA, encoded by the coding sequence TTGATTCTATATTATGGATTGGCGCTTTTTTTAATATTGCTCGATCAACTGACAAAATGGCTTGTCGTACAAAACATGAACCTTGGGGAGCGGATCCCGATAGCGGAACCTTATTTGGCATTCCTGTCACACCGTAATAAAGGAGCGGCATGGGGAATGCTAGAAGGGCAGATGTGGTTATTTTATATTGTTACAATCCTAGTTGTCGGTGGCATCATTTATTTTTTCCACAAGGAAGCGAAAGGCAGCAAATTATTAGGAATCAGTCTGATGTTTTTATTAGGCGGAGCAATCGGAAATTTCATCGACCGATTATGGCGGAAGGAAGTTGTTGATTTCATTGATGTCCTCATCCCTGTCATCAATTATGACTTTCCAATCTTCAACGTAGCGGATGCTGCGTTGACGGTAGGGGTCGTCCTTATTATTATTCACGTCATTCTTGATGAAAAAAAGAACAAGAAAAAGGTGGCATAA
- a CDS encoding aspartate carbamoyltransferase catalytic subunit, whose translation MKNLLSMKDLSIDEISAILDRAAMLKRYGIRALPQKYMVSNLFFEPSTRTKMSFEVAERKLGLETIPFEAGSSSAVKGETLYDTLRTLEEIGLDAVVIRHPEERYYEDLVGKMNMAIINGGDGSGQHPTQSLLDLFTIKETLGGFKGLNVLIAGDISHSRVAKSNADALSMLGANVKFLCPPEWAGDFPYVSDWEEVVYTSDVVMLLRVQHERHDGKMRFTKDEYHTKYGLTVEREREMKPGSIIMHPAPVNRDVEIAGSLVECSRSMIYKQVENGVYIRAAILETILQKEELAWERSSRVHMF comes from the coding sequence ATGAAAAACCTATTATCAATGAAAGATCTATCAATCGACGAAATTTCAGCTATTTTGGATCGTGCTGCAATGTTAAAAAGGTATGGGATCCGCGCATTACCTCAAAAATATATGGTTAGCAATCTATTCTTTGAGCCGAGCACTCGAACAAAAATGAGTTTTGAAGTAGCGGAGCGGAAATTGGGTCTTGAAACGATTCCTTTTGAAGCCGGTTCTTCAAGTGCGGTAAAGGGAGAGACGTTGTACGACACGCTTCGAACCCTTGAAGAAATCGGCTTGGATGCAGTCGTCATCAGACATCCTGAAGAGCGCTATTATGAAGACCTCGTTGGAAAAATGAATATGGCAATCATCAACGGCGGAGACGGTTCAGGACAACATCCAACACAATCATTGCTTGACTTGTTCACAATTAAAGAAACGCTGGGCGGTTTCAAAGGGCTTAATGTGCTTATCGCCGGTGACATTTCCCATAGTAGAGTTGCAAAGTCGAATGCGGATGCTCTTTCAATGCTTGGTGCGAATGTGAAATTTCTATGCCCCCCTGAGTGGGCAGGTGATTTTCCATACGTGAGTGACTGGGAAGAAGTGGTCTACACAAGCGATGTGGTCATGCTCCTAAGAGTTCAGCATGAAAGGCACGATGGCAAAATGAGATTCACAAAGGACGAATACCATACGAAATATGGACTGACAGTTGAACGGGAAAGGGAAATGAAGCCCGGATCAATTATCATGCATCCTGCACCGGTTAACCGGGATGTGGAAATAGCAGGAAGCCTTGTCGAATGCAGCAGATCAATGATTTACAAGCAAGTTGAAAATGGCGTCTATATACGTGCGGCTATCTTAGAAACGATTTTACAGAAGGAGGAATTGGCATGGGAAAGATCATCAAGAGTGCATATGTTTTAA
- the pyrR gene encoding bifunctional pyr operon transcriptional regulator/uracil phosphoribosyltransferase PyrR: protein MTEKAIILDEQAISRAVTRIAYEIIEKNKGIDGCILVGIKTRGAVLAKRLSERIKQIEGKPILTGELDITLYRDDLQHKHGNHEPLVHQVDIKHDVADKKVILVDDVLYTGRTVRAAMDAVIDLGRPSAIQLAVLVDRGHRELPIRPDYVGKNIPTSNDERVVVNVIEEDGTDGVTIHTK, encoded by the coding sequence ATGACGGAAAAAGCAATCATTCTTGACGAACAGGCAATATCACGTGCGGTGACCAGAATCGCATATGAAATTATCGAAAAGAATAAAGGAATCGATGGTTGTATTCTTGTAGGCATTAAAACCAGAGGGGCTGTGCTTGCAAAACGGCTTTCGGAAAGGATCAAGCAAATCGAAGGAAAACCGATCTTGACTGGTGAGTTGGATATTACGCTGTACAGAGATGATCTTCAACATAAACATGGAAACCATGAACCTCTTGTCCACCAAGTTGACATCAAGCACGACGTCGCTGATAAGAAAGTGATACTTGTCGATGATGTTCTTTACACAGGAAGAACAGTCAGAGCGGCGATGGATGCAGTCATCGATTTAGGAAGACCTTCTGCGATACAGCTTGCTGTCCTCGTTGACAGAGGTCATCGCGAATTGCCGATCCGCCCTGATTATGTCGGTAAAAATATTCCTACCTCGAATGATGAGCGGGTAGTAGTCAACGTCATCGAAGAGGATGGAACAGACGGCGTGACAATCCATACAAAATAA
- a CDS encoding dihydroorotate dehydrogenase electron transfer subunit, which translates to MIIQDRMNVTGQREIAKNIFEMKLTGKLVGEINSPGQFVHIRVSDSFEPLLRRPISIASIDYEAGEMTIIYRAEGRGTQLLSLKKEGDEVDVLGPLGNGFPVDETSPGETAVLIGGGIGVPPLYELSMQLTAKGVNCIHVLGFQTADVSFYEEEFMRLGETYIATVDGTKGMSGFVTNVMETIGDGFATYYSCGPMPMLNAVQTAYSGKKGFLSFEQRMGCGIGACFACVCETTDKTDKEYIKVCSDGPVFPAGVVSI; encoded by the coding sequence ATGATTATCCAAGATCGGATGAATGTGACGGGTCAAAGAGAAATTGCTAAGAATATATTTGAAATGAAACTGACAGGCAAGCTGGTAGGGGAAATCAATTCCCCTGGCCAGTTTGTCCATATCCGGGTCTCTGATTCATTCGAACCTTTGTTAAGAAGACCGATCTCTATCGCTTCCATCGATTATGAAGCAGGCGAAATGACAATCATTTATCGGGCGGAAGGTCGCGGCACTCAGCTGCTTTCCTTGAAAAAAGAAGGCGACGAAGTAGATGTGCTCGGTCCGCTAGGTAATGGTTTTCCAGTTGATGAAACATCACCTGGTGAAACCGCGGTACTCATTGGCGGTGGAATTGGGGTTCCCCCTTTATACGAATTATCGATGCAACTGACTGCCAAAGGAGTTAATTGCATTCATGTACTAGGCTTCCAAACGGCAGATGTGTCCTTTTATGAAGAGGAATTCATGCGCCTAGGTGAGACATATATCGCAACGGTGGACGGAACAAAAGGAATGTCAGGTTTTGTAACTAATGTGATGGAGACGATTGGAGACGGATTCGCTACCTACTATAGCTGCGGACCGATGCCGATGCTGAATGCGGTTCAAACCGCTTACTCTGGCAAAAAAGGTTTCCTTTCATTCGAACAGCGTATGGGATGCGGAATAGGAGCTTGCTTCGCTTGTGTATGTGAAACGACTGATAAAACGGATAAAGAGTACATCAAAGTTTGTTCTGATGGACCAGTATTTCCGGCAGGGGTGGTGTCGATATGA